A single window of Cytobacillus dafuensis DNA harbors:
- a CDS encoding helix-turn-helix transcriptional regulator has protein sequence MIKLSNRQDEILQIVKRSGPITGNEIAKKLSVSRAALRPDLAILTRSGNLDARPRVGYFYNEEFRMMAQSEQFIKQKVKDFKAHPIVVETSTSAYDAIVQLFLEDVGTLYAVDSEGHLAGVVSRKDLLRAALGNRDLQEVPVSVIMTRMPNITTIYPEETLLEAAKKMINYHIDSLPVVKEVKGEKNKYLLLGRITKTTITRGYLELIEGK, from the coding sequence ATGATTAAGCTATCTAATCGCCAGGATGAAATCCTTCAAATCGTAAAGCGAAGCGGACCAATAACGGGGAACGAAATTGCAAAGAAGCTTTCGGTTTCAAGGGCAGCGTTAAGACCAGATCTCGCTATTTTAACGAGATCCGGTAATTTAGATGCAAGACCTCGAGTTGGTTATTTTTATAATGAAGAATTTCGAATGATGGCTCAGTCGGAACAGTTTATCAAACAAAAAGTAAAGGATTTTAAAGCGCATCCGATTGTCGTTGAAACATCAACTTCTGCTTATGATGCCATTGTCCAGTTATTTTTAGAGGATGTTGGTACACTTTATGCAGTTGATTCAGAGGGCCATTTGGCTGGTGTTGTTTCACGGAAGGATTTACTAAGGGCTGCGCTCGGAAATAGGGATCTTCAAGAAGTGCCTGTAAGTGTGATCATGACGAGGATGCCGAATATTACTACCATTTATCCCGAAGAAACCTTGCTAGAGGCGGCAAAGAAAATGATTAATTATCATATTGATTCCTTGCCTGTAGTAAAGGAAGTAAAAGGGGAAAAAAATAAATATTTATTATTAGGACGAATCACGAAAACGACGATAACACGAGGTTATTTAGAATTAATTGAAGGCAAATAA
- a CDS encoding pyruvate, water dikinase regulatory protein, translating to MERKEVVYVVSDSVGETAEFVVKAVATQFNGGQIEIRRNSYVDDIEDIEDVIMLANKDYSIIAYTIVIPALKEYLDKRAREEGILAVDLLNPLMNAFETRFNKVPHHSPGLMRKLDEEYFRKIEAIEFAVKYDDGRDPRGITKADIVLIGVSRTSKTPLSMYLAHKRFKVANVPLVPEVPPPDELFEIPRKNCIGLIISPDKLNDIRKERLKALGLGSQANYASYERILDELDYAEKIMKRVGCPIINVSNKAVEETAGLILEVLKKERSF from the coding sequence TTGGAACGGAAAGAAGTGGTCTATGTAGTTTCTGACTCGGTTGGAGAAACGGCTGAATTTGTTGTAAAAGCAGTGGCAACACAGTTTAACGGAGGACAAATTGAAATTCGCCGAAATTCATATGTGGATGACATTGAAGATATTGAAGATGTCATTATGTTAGCTAATAAAGATTATTCGATAATTGCTTATACAATTGTCATTCCTGCATTAAAGGAATATTTAGACAAAAGAGCAAGAGAAGAGGGGATATTAGCGGTTGATTTGCTTAATCCATTAATGAATGCGTTTGAAACTAGGTTTAACAAAGTGCCTCATCATAGTCCCGGATTAATGCGAAAATTGGACGAAGAATATTTTAGAAAAATCGAAGCAATTGAATTCGCCGTGAAATATGATGATGGACGTGACCCAAGAGGAATTACAAAGGCAGATATTGTTTTAATTGGTGTTTCAAGGACTTCAAAAACGCCATTATCAATGTACTTGGCGCATAAACGGTTTAAAGTCGCAAATGTTCCGCTAGTTCCAGAGGTTCCGCCACCGGATGAATTATTCGAAATCCCCAGAAAGAATTGTATTGGCTTGATCATTTCTCCGGATAAATTAAATGACATACGCAAAGAACGGCTAAAGGCTTTAGGATTAGGTTCACAAGCAAATTATGCAAGCTATGAGCGGATCCTTGACGAACTAGATTATGCTGAAAAAATCATGAAGCGTGTAGGCTGTCCTATTATCAATGTATCAAATAAGGCAGTAGAAGAAACGGCTGGATTAATTTTAGAAGTGTTAAAAAAAGAGAGGAGCTTTTAA
- the ppdK gene encoding pyruvate, phosphate dikinase yields MRKFVYLFHEGQGNMKDLLGGKGANLAEMTRIGLPVPYGFTITTEACNAYYEAEKTIPSLVEQQTLEALSRLEEKMGKKLGDSENPFFVSVRSGSVFSMPGMMDTILNLGMNDETVIGLGKLTNNPRFAYDSYRRFIQMFSNVVLEIDTFYFEQLLEEVREQKGYSSDPELTAEDWKEVIAGYKEIVKKHMRKAFPQDPKEQLFLAINAVFNSWNNQRAIVYRRLNKIPDHLGTAVNIQSMVFGNMGNDSGTGVAFTRNPSTGERKLYGEYLINAQGEDVVAGIRTPQPIATLQNEMPDVYKQFTDTCHLLEQHYQEMQDIEFTVERGKLFILQTRNGKRTAQAAIRIAVEMVDEGIIDKKSALLRVDPDQLNQLLHRRIDDSVQKAILAKGLPASPGAATGQVVFDADEAEQLANEGKKVILVRPETTPDDIHGIVASQAILTSRGGMTSHAAVVARGMGKACICGCEAIKIDLRAKQFVVGETVVHYGDIITIDGSTGEIILGEVPMIDPELSDEFQRLLAWADEERKLGVRANADTPEDAKKAFEFGAGGIGLCRTEHMFMDLKRIPIVQKMILAENTKERMEALEQLLPMQQGDFEGIFEAMQGYPVTVRLLDPPLHEFLPQKEELLVEVTRLQILDPQSKELKKKEQLLKKVRQLDEYNPMLGLRGCRLGMMHPEIYEMQAKAIFYAAAKLAEREIEVQPEIMIPLVGHVNELQQMRQVVIDAAHFVQEETGKAIEYTVGTMIEIPRAALTADQIAEEADFFSFGTNDLTQTTFGYSRDDAEGKFLQAYIENKVLPENPFAVLDQNGVGKLVETGVKLGRTTKPKLKTGICGEHGGEKSSIEFCYKTGLDYVSCSPYRVPLARLAAAQATIRHELNKEEVFTTA; encoded by the coding sequence ATGAGAAAATTTGTTTATTTATTTCATGAAGGTCAAGGGAATATGAAAGATTTACTTGGAGGGAAAGGAGCAAATCTAGCTGAAATGACTAGAATTGGCTTACCGGTCCCATATGGCTTTACGATTACAACAGAAGCTTGTAATGCTTACTATGAAGCTGAAAAAACAATACCTTCTTTAGTAGAACAGCAGACTCTTGAAGCTCTAAGTCGTTTAGAAGAGAAAATGGGCAAAAAGCTTGGAGACTCTGAAAACCCATTCTTTGTTTCTGTACGCTCAGGTTCTGTTTTCTCAATGCCTGGTATGATGGATACGATATTAAATCTTGGTATGAATGATGAAACTGTTATCGGATTGGGGAAATTAACGAATAATCCACGGTTTGCATACGATTCTTACCGCCGTTTCATTCAAATGTTCAGTAATGTTGTTCTAGAAATCGATACTTTTTATTTCGAGCAATTATTAGAAGAAGTGCGTGAGCAAAAGGGTTACTCCTCTGACCCTGAATTAACGGCTGAAGATTGGAAAGAAGTCATTGCAGGCTATAAGGAAATTGTAAAAAAACATATGAGAAAAGCATTCCCACAAGATCCAAAGGAACAGCTTTTTCTTGCTATTAATGCGGTGTTTAATTCTTGGAATAATCAGCGTGCCATTGTTTACCGCCGTCTGAATAAAATTCCTGACCATCTTGGAACTGCTGTGAATATTCAAAGTATGGTATTTGGAAACATGGGGAATGACTCGGGTACTGGAGTTGCTTTTACAAGAAATCCATCGACTGGTGAACGAAAGCTTTATGGTGAATATTTAATCAATGCCCAAGGAGAAGACGTCGTTGCAGGTATTCGTACACCGCAACCGATTGCTACTTTACAGAATGAAATGCCAGACGTTTATAAGCAATTTACAGATACATGTCATCTTCTTGAACAACATTATCAAGAAATGCAGGATATCGAGTTTACGGTAGAACGCGGCAAGCTTTTCATTCTCCAAACACGTAATGGCAAGCGTACTGCACAAGCAGCTATTCGGATTGCGGTAGAGATGGTAGATGAAGGAATTATTGATAAAAAGAGTGCTCTCCTTCGTGTGGACCCTGATCAATTAAATCAGCTTCTTCATCGCCGTATCGATGATTCTGTCCAAAAAGCCATTTTAGCAAAGGGATTGCCTGCATCTCCGGGTGCTGCTACTGGTCAGGTTGTCTTCGATGCTGATGAAGCAGAACAATTAGCGAATGAAGGCAAAAAGGTGATCCTTGTCCGACCAGAAACCACACCAGATGATATTCATGGCATTGTGGCTTCACAAGCCATTTTAACAAGCCGCGGTGGGATGACAAGTCATGCAGCGGTTGTTGCCAGAGGAATGGGAAAAGCTTGTATTTGTGGATGCGAGGCAATAAAAATTGATTTAAGAGCGAAACAATTTGTGGTTGGTGAAACTGTCGTTCATTATGGAGATATTATTACAATTGATGGTTCTACTGGTGAAATTATTCTAGGGGAAGTACCAATGATTGATCCAGAACTATCCGATGAATTCCAACGTTTACTGGCTTGGGCGGATGAAGAACGTAAACTTGGCGTTCGTGCTAATGCTGATACTCCAGAAGATGCGAAGAAAGCCTTTGAATTTGGTGCAGGTGGAATTGGATTATGCCGTACGGAACATATGTTTATGGACCTGAAACGAATTCCAATTGTTCAAAAAATGATTTTAGCGGAAAATACCAAAGAGAGAATGGAAGCACTTGAACAGCTTTTACCAATGCAGCAAGGCGATTTTGAAGGGATTTTTGAAGCGATGCAAGGATACCCAGTCACAGTTCGCTTACTAGATCCGCCTCTTCATGAATTTTTACCTCAAAAAGAGGAGCTTTTGGTTGAAGTAACAAGGTTACAAATATTAGACCCACAATCAAAGGAATTGAAGAAAAAAGAGCAGTTGCTGAAAAAGGTGCGCCAATTGGATGAGTATAATCCAATGCTAGGTCTTCGCGGCTGCCGCCTTGGAATGATGCATCCAGAAATCTATGAAATGCAGGCAAAGGCAATTTTTTATGCTGCCGCAAAGCTAGCTGAAAGAGAAATTGAAGTTCAGCCAGAAATCATGATCCCGCTAGTAGGTCATGTGAATGAATTACAGCAAATGCGCCAGGTAGTTATTGACGCTGCTCATTTTGTACAAGAAGAAACAGGTAAAGCAATTGAGTATACGGTCGGTACGATGATTGAAATTCCACGTGCTGCATTAACAGCTGACCAAATTGCAGAGGAAGCGGACTTCTTCTCATTTGGTACAAATGATTTAACGCAAACGACATTCGGCTACAGCCGTGATGATGCAGAAGGTAAATTCCTACAGGCCTATATTGAAAACAAAGTTCTTCCAGAAAATCCATTCGCCGTACTTGATCAGAATGGTGTCGGAAAGCTTGTTGAAACAGGTGTAAAACTAGGACGTACAACAAAACCTAAGCTAAAAACAGGTATTTGTGGAGAACATGGCGGCGAGAAGAGTTCCATTGAGTTCTGCTACAAAACTGGTTTAGATTATGTAAGCTGTTCGCCATATCGTGTACCTCTTGCTCGTTTAGCAGCAGCACAAGCAACGATTCGCCATGAGCTTAATAAAGAAGAGGTTTTTACAACAGCATAA
- a CDS encoding vWA domain-containing protein — MLSIMLTACSQKDNQSVKSQTTEPKQVEKETEDKYVSKEVKYYEIENPGRELMDIEKELLRYPGIYSGDQYDEEKVKEALDQLPDHLTKEQYMEELIYLLSEDYHKEMETLIHFDSSVNVDIERPDEAVNAPTLKTAHYAILIDASGSMKAPSGNKSRMEAAKAAVLEFAEQIPEHATISLRVYGHKGSGSNSDKKLSCSSSENFYNGNFDQSKFNEALNKVKPVGWTPIALALETVKEDIPENTEDVIVYVVSDGIETCDGDPAQAAKDLVSADIETVVNIIGFDVDNEGQKLLKEVASAGKGEFTYVNSERDLKRYLRAQYEEIQRNWLEWKEAGKSQAIEIKEEKKKLSIDTKESMKEKSIREKERMKLAQAHLKERFEDYNHPAANMFSMIVDYGDAKWRYAVDTGNQAWSESVDNGNQEWSNYVDEGNKKINETIDKKNKK; from the coding sequence ATGCTGTCAATTATGCTCACAGCTTGTTCTCAAAAGGATAATCAATCGGTTAAATCTCAAACGACTGAACCAAAACAGGTGGAAAAAGAAACGGAGGATAAATACGTTTCAAAAGAAGTTAAGTATTATGAAATCGAGAACCCTGGCCGAGAGTTAATGGATATTGAAAAAGAATTGCTTCGATATCCTGGTATATACAGTGGTGATCAATACGATGAGGAAAAAGTGAAAGAGGCATTGGATCAATTACCTGATCATTTAACGAAAGAGCAATATATGGAGGAACTGATTTATTTGCTTTCTGAGGATTATCATAAAGAAATGGAAACTCTCATTCATTTTGACTCGTCAGTTAATGTTGATATTGAACGTCCAGATGAGGCGGTTAATGCTCCAACTTTGAAGACCGCTCATTACGCGATATTAATTGATGCAAGTGGGAGTATGAAAGCGCCATCTGGCAATAAATCAAGAATGGAAGCAGCCAAAGCAGCTGTTTTAGAATTTGCTGAGCAAATCCCAGAACATGCAACAATATCACTGCGTGTTTATGGTCACAAAGGGTCAGGAAGTAATTCAGATAAGAAATTATCATGCAGCAGTTCGGAGAATTTTTACAATGGAAATTTTGATCAATCGAAGTTTAATGAAGCATTGAACAAAGTAAAACCAGTTGGATGGACTCCTATTGCCCTTGCATTGGAAACAGTTAAAGAAGATATTCCAGAAAATACGGAAGATGTTATCGTATACGTCGTAAGTGATGGAATCGAAACATGCGACGGTGATCCTGCTCAAGCAGCTAAGGATTTAGTTTCTGCTGACATTGAAACAGTCGTAAATATCATTGGATTTGATGTGGACAATGAAGGGCAAAAATTGTTAAAAGAAGTAGCGAGTGCAGGAAAAGGAGAATTTACTTATGTAAATTCTGAACGTGACTTAAAAAGGTATCTGAGAGCTCAATACGAAGAAATTCAGAGGAATTGGCTTGAGTGGAAGGAAGCAGGAAAATCGCAAGCTATAGAAATAAAAGAAGAAAAGAAAAAGCTTTCAATTGATACAAAAGAAAGCATGAAAGAAAAAAGCATTCGAGAAAAAGAGCGGATGAAATTGGCTCAGGCCCATTTGAAGGAAAGATTTGAAGATTATAATCATCCAGCTGCCAATATGTTTTCCATGATCGTTGATTATGGAGATGCAAAATGGAGATATGCAGTAGATACGGGTAACCAAGCTTGGAGTGAAAGCGTAGACAATG